One stretch of Trichocoleus sp. FACHB-46 DNA includes these proteins:
- a CDS encoding P-loop NTPase fold protein, whose protein sequence is MTNKQSPSFVVAISGPSGAGKTSLVQKVTSLLEDAVSLYFDDYASVSKYPSNFSEWIKEGADPNQWQTPQLLKDLRSLRRRKAISLPDNKGIIKAASFIVMEEPFGRERAEMNELIDFVACIDLPLEVALARRLLRDVEWCLRERDPEYLATYLKEYLIGYLSGATRELYLEVNARVLKNCDLVLDGVKSLDELADEIIAAIKTKLGTV, encoded by the coding sequence ATGACTAACAAACAATCGCCAAGTTTTGTGGTTGCTATAAGTGGTCCCTCTGGAGCAGGAAAAACTTCTCTGGTTCAAAAAGTAACCAGTTTGCTAGAAGATGCTGTATCTCTCTATTTCGACGATTATGCCTCGGTATCGAAATACCCCTCGAACTTCTCTGAGTGGATTAAAGAGGGAGCCGATCCCAATCAATGGCAAACGCCACAACTCCTTAAAGACTTACGGAGCTTACGGCGTAGGAAAGCCATTTCTCTGCCCGATAACAAAGGAATAATCAAGGCAGCCAGCTTCATTGTGATGGAGGAGCCATTTGGTAGAGAACGAGCCGAAATGAACGAGCTTATTGATTTTGTAGCATGTATCGACCTGCCGCTAGAAGTTGCCTTAGCACGTCGGTTGCTGCGAGATGTTGAATGGTGTCTCCGTGAAAGAGATCCAGAATACCTGGCAACTTATCTCAAAGAATACCTAATAGGATATCTCAGTGGTGCTACCCGCGAACTGTACCTTGAAGTAAACGCAAGGGTCTTGAAGAATTGCGATTTGGTTCTAGATGGAGTTAAATCCCTGGATGAGCTGGCAGATGAGATAATCGCTGCGATTAAAACAAAACTGGGGACAGTCTAA